TACGAAAATGAAATTATTAATCTTAGAAAATCTATATCATATTATGAGAAATATATACAACAATTGGGAAAATGAAAACGCTTGGCTGTTCTCCCTTTTGATTAGTATTTGTGGGTAACGCTACCATAGAAAGAGGAGATAAAATAAAAACTAGTCTTTAATCTTATATTCACATGATAAAACACGCAGAATATACTAGGCACGGAATCACGGAGCCCATGTTATTAATTATGGTATATAAAAAAGTAGAGGATGGAAAAGTAGTCTCTGCGTTTAGATTTTCAGTATATAAAAATATGATAATAACTGTTTATGAAGATGATAAATTACAAGGAGGAGAAGTTCTTGATTTCGATATATATAATATGACTAATTTAATTAATAAAATAAGAAAATATTATGATGATGCTGTTGATGATCTAGTAATATTCGGGGAAAAACAATATGTAGACGAGTTTCTAAATAGATTCTTAGAAGATGATGAGGAATTGGGACAGCAGAGACAATGAAGAACCATTCATGCTCTGAACATCATAAAGCAAATTTACCAAATTTTGTCCTTATAAATACGCCTATTAATAAGAAGAGTGTAGCAAATCCTACAACTATTGGAATAGTAGGCTTCCATTGAGGAGAAATATCTAAAATGCTTATCACCCAAACTGTTATAATTAAGAATACAGTTAAAGGTGCTAATATTAAAATCCAGGTAATTAAAGAATAGGAGTTATTCATACAAGAAAATAACATCTAAATATTTTTAAATCTTTATTTAATAATTCCTTTCAAAAATTGCTGAAATTGTCTCATATCCAATATATTTTTCTTTATTGTAAAATAATATGATTCGTATTATCAAGATTTTAGTGCTTTCATTATTTCATTATACATCTCCTTATCTTTTTCTTCAATTTTCTTTAACGACCATGGGAGTAAATTTTTATTTTTAACGCCTCTAACAACAGATTTTAACCAAGATTCATATATTTTTCCAGATGGTATCTTATAATAGAATTCCTTTAGTAAATTTACGGCCTCTTCTTCACTTAACCCCTTTACGTTTATTAGATATCTGGAGGCTACATATAAGATAAACCTTTTCCTAGAATCTTGTAGACCTCTTTCTAAAACTTTATCTACCCATGAGTAATCTAATGACTTTTGGGGTTTTAGAGGAAATATTCCTTCTATTTGAAACAAAAAATTACCATTCTCATCATATACTTTCGACACGCCATCAGTATACTCAACAAAACCTGCTGGCATGTCATCTGGATAGTGTAATAAGATTCTTCTCTTTTTTACAGAGCTCATATAATAGCCTTACACCACTTAAGGGAAAAAAAATTTAGCTTTAAATAAGGTAATATGAGCTTAATGCAAATATTAGTAGAACTTCATCCCAAGAAAAAAATTGAAAAAATACTGAAGGAGGTAAAAACACTTTCAAACTATGATGGTTTTGATATCCCAGATTCTCCATTAGGATTACCATCTCCATTGCCATCTTTTATAGCGTCATTAATTAGATATTCATTAAATTTAGATAAAATAATAATTATAAATCAAAGATTATTTGACGTTAATGAACTATTTGTTCACTCTCTTTCAATTACAGCTAAAATGTTAAATGTTGATATAGCCTTTACAAGGGGGGATAAACCAAAATATGGGAAAGAAGTAGGCTATCTATCTTCTGAGGAGGCAGTTAATATAGCTAAAGGATATGGAGTTAGAAGTGGGATGATGATAAGTTTAAGGAAAAGTGAGAATGAAATCAACGCTAGGCTGGATTCTAATGCAGATTTCTTCTTAGTTTTAAGAATGAGAAATATCAACGAAATTAAGCGTTATGGTCCGAAATTAATTGAAAGAGCTATTCCATATATTATAATTATG
The genomic region above belongs to Saccharolobus caldissimus and contains:
- the priX gene encoding DNA primase noncatalytic subunit PriX, whose amino-acid sequence is MSSVKKRRILLHYPDDMPAGFVEYTDGVSKVYDENGNFLFQIEGIFPLKPQKSLDYSWVDKVLERGLQDSRKRFILYVASRYLINVKGLSEEEAVNLLKEFYYKIPSGKIYESWLKSVVRGVKNKNLLPWSLKKIEEKDKEMYNEIMKALKS